The region gaaatacataagaaattgcaaaaaacaatataatacataagaaaacgatttgatatcacaatttttttcatgtacacttgctaaggacaccacaaagagtttctataccaaagattagtacatttggagctttatttagggagttagaggaaaaagtatgatttcgcatactaattacgcataaattagcataatcacttaataacaattcgcatgaaataaattactatacaatcttgtagattatgtcccaggcaacccgcgtgccaattttcggcgcgatcgcgcggtcgacggccgagatcttaggggggggcctgggaggccccccccggccataggaactcccaaaataccccggcctagatagggttaactgTCTTTACATCATGGTACATAACACAGGACACAAAATTCTAAGTGAATTATCACTTCTTCAAACCATTCACAAGATATGAAATAGCTGCAGGCTCCGTTGCCATGGTACTATGGTaatattaaatattatttttgtttaaggGACTTTTAAATTCCATTTTCAAGTTACGATATGTAATTTTAACTAGTAGATAATTGTATACATATTTCAGTCCAGGTGAAAGACGATATTTCTCTGAtatccatgaaatcaaattaaatcatgaaaatatcagTGAGAATGTTAGCAGCCCAGTCAAGGACCTCCTCGCATGACTAACaccaaaattgaaaagaaatttgagagaaagacagacagagaggGGAGAGTACAATACTCGCTCATCAAACAACTTTCATTACCCCAATACGACTTCCAGTCTTACTCTGAATTCTTTGAAATTTAATGGAATAATCTTGTTATTTGCTATGTTTTTGCTGTTTTGCTATTTTTCATGTTCAACTGTTTCTTTATCCAAATGCAATCATAAAATGATTATTAGCCCGTGTGTTACCTAACCCATCTTCTGATATTCAGGTTTGTCGATAATTGTCACTTGAGAAAATGGATGTTTGGGTGTGCTTGTGTGTGATTATGTgactgtgtgtgtgtatattctgttttttttttctttgtaaatgaaatgtgTTGTATATTTTGGTAGCCTCTTATTTTTAaagtacatatttttttgtccTCCTTTGCTTATAATAATACTCTTTTATATGAATGTGCAATGAACATTTTCAATAATCAAGAATAGAGGATCAgtacggggggaggggggtgaatGAGATAGAAAGAGACAAATTTCAATATAGATCCCTACCTTGAGATAGATCTGCAGCTGTTGCTGTTGCGTGTGGTGTAGAATGGTAGGTTGCATGTGGCGAAGGATGGCCACACATAGGTAGACCTGATAGTCACAGCCAATCAACACACACAGGCAAACATAGAGGCAGATATCGAGCCAGTTCAGGTAATTCCAGAAGCACTGACTCAACCAGTGCTGACAAATCTATTGGTTGAGATGAagaacaaaattcaatttgtcatcattatcatacatATCATCCTTCCtcaacagcatcatcatcagcaaTATTGTTGTCGTCATTAgtttcgtcatcatcatcatcaccatcatcatcttatcaatatttttatcagtatcactatcatcaacattatcattaaaaccatcttcatcaacatcatgatgatgatcatcatcaccatcctcgcGAATCCCATCATTATAaacatcatcctcctcctcctatataaccatcattaccatcgttatcacaatcatcatcagtatcatcaatATGACCACCACCCCCActaacatcatcaccattaccatcatcattaccaacactgccaccatcattaccatcaccaacatcacaatcatcatcaacaacattgCTGATGTCATCAGTGACATtgtcacaatcatcatcaccatccctatcatcatcatcatcatcttaccaacattttcatcttcatcactatcatcaacatcatcattaaaaccgtcatcaacatcatgactatcatcatcatcatcctcaccatcaccattaccaccaccactaccaccaacaCCGTCATCTTTATaatgaacatcatcatcaagcaAGGTGTTTACCTGAGATGGTGTATACCCTGAGAGTCTGAAGGCAGAGTAGAGCTGTGGTAGTTCTGTCTGGAGGATCAGCTCTATCAAGTAACATGTTGTAGAAAACACTGGTCTGATGCCACTCATAGCCAACTCTACAGGAAGTTGAACCTGTATATGCAAACAAGGTCATGATGTTGGGGTGGCACAACATCAAAAGCATTAATTTTTATGGGCATCCAGTTATCCTTTTTGCAAGAACTATGGttatgaaaaatcaattttgtttaattGGCTTTATCGCAATCAGATTTTGCCACCTTCAAGGTGGAGAAGACTATTTTATTTGTTGTTCCCAAACAGTTACAAGTGAGTAAGCAACAATTGTGCTGTCAATTTCAATTTGGCTATCTGTAGTCGAACATTTAgattaaacctgagttcagaaaaCAGAATATGATTGCATTGATCAATGTGTATTAGCAATTGTAAAAGTCAGACCCACATTCAAGTGTTATGTTACAGGACCCATGACTATCTACAtttgatttataacaaatcTAAAGAGTTTTTATATTATCTCTAAGGTAAAATTGACACAAATAACCCTCAACTTTTCCTTTCTCATTCCTCCCCCTTTTCCGAAAGCTTACCGACGCATGGAGTCGAGGCATCCAAATGTATGCAGAGACAAGAAGAGAAGCCATCTTCTGGACCACCGACCACGCCCGATCTTTGTCACCCCCGTACAGGAGAAAGATGGTGCAAAGGAACCAATCGTGACCAGGGTAATCCCCTTGAAGACCACCTAGGAATGGCAGGAATTACTGCTAAGGAAACCTAGTCTTAAATGTATGCGCATTCAATCAAAGTtagagaatatatatatatatatatatatatatatatatacatatatatttggAAAGCCAGCCATCCCGAACATCTAGAACGCACACATCCATTCAAAGTGTATCATCATGAATTCATTAGTGTCTTGACGAGGCAGTGTGCTCCAATTTGTTTCCAAAAAAGGGATGGTGCATTAATTTCCTGTATGAAGAATTATAAcattggatttccatagttgaggttgatcaggGTCCCGTGACACAAAGgatagcgattgatcgtacgatTGATTTTCATGGATGATTGTGCATTGTGGTCAATGCAATCAGTCATAAAGATATGCTGTGacgatgattgctaagctttgtgttacgggtcccagataaatcacaactctttgtatgaTGGCTCAGCACatggaatgaaataataaatcaacCTTCCACCACACACTACATGTATCTTTGTCACCCTAATACAGGAGATATATGGAGTAAAGTAACAAATAATGCCCAAGGAATTCCCATTTCAGGCCACCTAGATATAACCAACAAAATAATAGCTCCTATTAGTGAAAAAAAACAGGGTCAAATGACATTATTGTCCATTCAAAGTTAGAAAATTTAGAATGGAAAACTAATTCACAGAAAAAGAAATTCAAAGTCAAAGCACCACCCCTTCCTATCTGAAATTGCAAATTAATTAACAATATCATATAATAGTACAGACACTAGCGTACCtaggggggggcaggggcagactgcccccctgatgAGAAGTTGATgaccctttttttggggggggcttgtcaattttttttgctgctgtgaaatgtcctttctatatcctgttgaggaccttttgtttttttttgcttgtcaaattgtgTGGCGGacgaattccccccccccatggaaaatcctaggtatgcCAATGTTACAGAATATAGGAGGGGTTTTAACCCACGAGAGAAACTAATACTTCACGACTTTTCAAAGGATACGCATCTCTGATGCCATGTTTCTTTGTTGACTGTGcagaaaatgttttgatttcTTGAGGAGAAAAGTCAAATCATCCATTGCTTCACCAGGACTGAGTAGCACCTTCAGTTGTTGACCATACCtaattcataatataaacaGCAACAGAGAAAGTAGTGACATAGAGGCCAAGTCTATTCAGAtagattatttgaataaatggagaaaaaatcTTTGGACTCCATCTTAATCagaattaagaaagttatagcaatTTCTAAGTTGGCTAATTTGTACAAAGCTGTGATATCCATTTAACCATCACCAAACGGTTGTTCATGCCAACAAAAAGAACAAACGGATCATTAATTTATGAGATTGCTCTTCGGGGGGATTTGGGACATGATGACATGCACCTGGGTCATGTTGTATAAAAGTTACTACAATCACAACTAGACCGTTCAATGCTAGCTATCAAGGGGAACCATGCTCTAATAACCTATTAAAACCAAGGATTCTTATACAAGCAATCATTTGATGGAAAATGTACCATATTGGTAATGTTCCTGAATTAGGACCCTGGACCAGATTTGGTGTGGAGAAGGGTTCACTGAGTAGATtggtttatcaataaaaatcaatcagCAAATGGCAAGGCCAATTTGCGATGTATTTACAATGTAATTAAGGTTCAAAAATTGTTCAAACAGAAACACAGATAATTATATAACATTGGCTGGCTTTGAGGGAGATaccatatacatttttttcgcGAAGAAATGTccaatttcaaagtgaaaatcaaacattgtgaaacttaaaaattagatgaaccATCAAGGCATCATGCAACTTTCTTCCCACTACCAatcacaacaagactcaaaacagGCTGAAACAACTAGTTATGAAAAGCAAGGCTTTCATTGGTGCTTGTCCATGAAGTTCTGAGATGTTCTGTTTTCAAAAATACAGAGAAGAGATTTGGTCAATGAATAGTGATTAGCTTTTCATAATCAACAGCATTTTGGTCAAATCATGTTACCATGACATTTTTAACGAAACCATTCCTGGCTACTCAATGCTTTTCAATATCGCATAATTTTGATATCGAAATAATCCCACCACTAATACTTACCTGACAGCCATCCTGATGCCGAGCTCCTGGAGACTAGAAAGCTTTTGGTTCTTGATAGAACTGTCCTTGATGGCACCCTGTCGGGTCGGGATGATCTGAAACTCTGGTAACTCAGATTGGACGTTGACTACCTGCTCTAAAAGGTCAGCCAAGGCTGGATGAAAACAaagtttaaaaagaaatactgGTTTATATCCATCTTATCTTATTTCTCTTTGGTTTCATCCCTTTATGGTCTAGTCCAAGTTTGTCCAATACCAATTAGGTCTAATTTCCACCTGGCCTAACGGCTTATTAGCACAAAGATTTCCATAATATTGACTCTAATGGAAGAGTTTTGATTATCATAAGACTATATGAAACAGAACCCTGTTGGAGAAATGGAAACAATGAACTATCCATATATTCTACAAACAACTGTTCTTCAACAAAGTAACTTTTCCCATCTCACAGAAGGTACTTTTAATAttctataaaaaacaaaaattactaTCAAGAGCTTGAGAAATTGAGATCATCAGCctaaaatttcaaaaacaaTATTATCAATATTCTGTCCTTTCACAGTACAAAACATAAAACTAACCATATCCCTATGCATTTACATTACATGCATTTATGTATTTGAAATAATTGGGAAGtgtaggtcaaaggtcaatatgTCAACCAGTCAGTCTCAAGAAATGTTTAAATATGGGTTCGACAGTTCTGTTGAACATAATGGGATGGATATCTTTTTAAAATCCaatcataatttatttgatCATTGCAAGATTTTTAATTTATAGGTGATCTATGACCTCTGACCTAACACTCCTCAAATCTAAGAAAGCATAACAAAGTCAATCTTTGTAGTTTATCAATTAAAACACTCTAAAATCATTTTGATCATGGCTGATCGTATCatttgtaactctttgtaaaacagggTCCTGTTCTTTAATTGTTCCTTACTTTTAGAGTTGAGGGCATCGTGCTTATCTATGAGCACAGTGAGGAAGCCTTCTCTGCAGTTCGTCAACCAGTCAATGGTGTTATTTACGTTGGACAAGGCTCGGCATAAGTCATTGTCTAGTGAGAGAATAAAACATAGAACTATCAGttataatttgataataaacAACAAAGCGCCTACAAAAGAACTACCTTGTAAGACCCCACAAGGCAGTTGTGGCAGGTCCGATTGGAGTGATGATATTTTGCTTACCGCCCACTCTTGACAACTGAGGAACAACATTACACTTTCTTATGGAGGATAGTGTGAACACAGGTGCACACACCCTATTCACATGAGAAAATATAAACACACTCTATTTTCTTGTCTTTACTCCTTCTTTTCCTCTCCCCTTCTCTATCCTCCTTTCTATCTCTTCTGCTTTCCCTCCTCTCTTCTCTTctatttatttcgttttatttcactttcatcTACActggaataaaataatgaagaaggTAGCAGGCAATATTACCTTGCTTTTGCACCGATTGTCTGGAGACAGTAGGGATATACTCCTTGGGTACCGGGAAGCTCGTCACGATCGGCCAAGGGAAGGGTTCTTCCTGATCATCTGAAAGGCTCCGGGGTGGTAGGATGCGTTCCCTGGGACCACCGATCACGTAGGACCTGACCAGAATGTGGGTCCGTTCTATGGATAGTGCATCCACCATGACATCGCTTCAGAGGGTAACAACACAATACACTGATTTAATCTAGTTAGGAGTTAGGAATGTTATACCCAAGATGGTATTCTTATAAGTTAATCTGAGTTTTAACTCTAAACTACAAAATACTGGGCAATTTTACGTCTCAAATTGGTCTGTAAgatgattcagcccccccccccttagatcTCAGCTATTGATTGCATGATCgaaatgaaaaatttgacaCGGATGTTGCCTGTGACATAATCTCCCAGGCAAAACCATTATCTTTTTAAACAAAGACCTGTTGTTTTCCAAACTCTACTAATTCATATGTGACATCTGATTGTTGGCCCTCAATTTCAAAATGACGATACACATGCTAAATACTCTTTGAGATATTTTGTGctattttcaaatcaaaatatatagaGTCATGACGAACTAAAAATTCTGTTGAGAAGTTTACCTTACCATTCTGCAAttctaaaaaaatgcaaatcaatAGCACATTCAATAAGTTTTCAACGATAGAAATTCTAACCTTGCGCTACTATATAACACAACAAGAATTTAACAAGACAAGAAATGACTTGAGTTGAAGAATTGTTGACAGGCCGCAGATGACAGAAAAGAGACACTGAACATGGACGCCATGCCATGGCACAAGCTCATCTGCCCATTCGGgccaaatgaatgaaaagaagacaaaaaaggCCTTCTTACCCCTTTTCCATACAGTTGTTCATCTGTGCTTCTAGAAGTCTATCCCAAATCCTATATTGAGTCTCTAACAGCAGAAAGGTATCCAAACATGAGACTAACACACTCAGTAATCTATAAGaggaaaaaaacaactttatatTTGAATACTATTTAACCATAATTGCACACATTACAACAAAAAGACTCATCAGGTACATACGCGCAAGTTATGAAATTGAGATGTCAAATTCATGCATTGATCTCGTGAGCCCTGTCAGAAACATGATTTCAACATCATGTACTAATCAATGTGTTTCTACTTCAAAGTGATAAACCCTCATTTAAACACTTCCAATTTCCTGGAATCTCACTGGTAGTTCTACCGATTATCCTCATCTTTCATTTCCTTGAGGTGCATCAGttaaatatttctttgatttttttttcaattcatactCATGGTGGATGGAAGGGCCTACATGGGTAAGCTTTTTGATGCAGAAGGAAATATAGGCCTCTATGAAAAAAGGTGGTGCATGAATTACaaacacacaaagattgcaaaGATTCTCCAGGCAATGACCGCATCTAAACAGTAGCTTCTAAACAAATATGCACATTCATAAAAGTTGCAGTAAATCTATTACccttcaaatgataccaaatatatagttgaggccaaaagtttacattcacccatggaattcagtgaaatttgttctcttgccaaacataaaatttactatatcttcagaaatataaatactaccatgacgaatttggtatcaaataaaagagttCATTGGCTTAACATGAATGGGATGCCGTTGGgatcaaagtatatttcaggtggaatttccttaaagaaaaaaagtaatattcgtgCCAAATATATTGctagttattattataactTCAGGTACAATGTCATATCTATACTGTATGCTTACCTAAGACCAAATATGTTGCTTTCTTCAACATTAAAGAGTGAGTGCTCCTTTGCTTCAGAGTCTACTAAGATCAACCGATCAATCACATCCtgaaatgacattaaaaaagcTGTGATCATATACTACTTTCTAACTATACTCTACCACAATGAAGGTTTGTACAAGTATCTCATCTGGTTTCAGTCCTCTTCAAGACTCTATCCAGtttctttcttctatttcttcattccctcctatctttctttccttccgtCCCGTCCTATCCTTCCATCCCTTCTCCCCCCTGCCCTCCCTTCCTCCCTCATCTCCTCTTCAGTAATTTCACGCGTTGTCTATTTCGTGCATTTGAATTGGATAATGGCCTTGTGGAGTTCAATAATGCAACAATGTTGCACTCTTTTTCCATTGATACGGTTATCGTAGAAAACATTAGACAAGTAATACGACCTGTATGCTAAAAGTATTGCATGCTGGCAGGCAAACATCTGGAAGAATATTCATTGGGTTTTATTGTATCAAAAAACTTGGCTTGAATGTGTTATAATTTATGATATCTTACAGGAATAGTTTCAGGCATCTCTCTGAAGGAATAGGAGTCTTTGTTCTTCAGTGGTTGTTTGGAGAGGACTTCATAGACAGCTGGGAACGCTGACAGCAGATTCACCATGTTTAGGAAGTACTGGAAGGAAAATGTGAAAGTTACAAGAGACACTGTTGATCAGCAAGGACCTCATAGATGACAAGTGCATCAATATGATGTGATCCCATTTTATTTGCGACTGCCAACTTAAATAAGTTGCCCccaaattttgagattttaatCAAGTTTGAAAAAGCACATCAGTGATCAGTAACCCACACAACTTCTATCAGAAGTCCTCCTTCCCAGTCTAAATCAGATTATGGAATTCcttgacagatgaactagccaACGTCACATCTGTAAGCCTCTTCAAGCAAGAGAAACAGTGCATCCCGCTTAGCTAAGAGAGGAGCATGGATTTTATGTGCACTTAGTAGCTTTGTAAAATCTCTTAGgatgtgtttatgcttccattgcgaggacagaatcagcgttttcaaacgtcgtttcaaaacgccgatcgtaaacatgGTTCTTGGAGTGCTATTTATGTTTAACTTTTCAGAGGCAAAATCACAAACTCCAGCTGGCTTTGCATCGTAATTTCGATGAGCAGGAAAGCGAAGTCAAATTGGGCACACcctttttgaaagttttttcttttctgaGTGTTGTTATATGGGAAGGTACATAgactgttatttaaacattgtACAATTTCCAATATTTTAGTCATTGCATGGAGCTTATTGACATAGCCATTTCCACCATGGTGAAGAtaatagtgaaaaaaaagaatattaaagtatacataataaaataataaaacatatatttgtTTATGCTACTGGGGCATCTGGCAATGTCTCCTCAGTATAACTCATGTTCcaggtattttttttgtaaatctcTCAACAAATTGGAAGAATACTAGTGATAGTACTTAAATCAATTATCACACATGCAAATGTAACAAGGAAGATGAGAGGTAATTCCATGGAGGTAACATGCGACCATGGAGCAATGCAACTGTATTGGCGCACTGATTTTCATCTCACCAGAAGCATGTACTAAATGACCTCATTTAACACGTTTACGATCACTGTTCTGTTTATACATCCCCAGAAAGAccgattctggtcaaacgacatTTACAAACGCCCCTTTTTATGAGTTTACGATAGGCGTTTTAAAAAGTTGTTTAAATGAATGTAAGCATGGACACAACCGTGTTTTGGTCTAATCACCTATGGAAGCGCTAATTCTGGCCTAAAAAGTGGAaacataaacacggccttaaaATGGAACTGTACATACTCCACACCAGACCTGCCCCACATATCTCAAAATATCAGCCTTCACGTAGTCTTCGCTCATCATCTGATGCCCTATTGCTCCAGACACCcagaacaaaacacaaatgGGGGGACCATGCATTCTCTGTTATAGGACCAAAGCTATGGAATCAACTGCCTATCCAATTACGTCAAATTTCATCTACAGAAACATTCAAGTCCCAGCTAAAAACTTATTTAATCTCCCATTAACAGTTTagtattgtgtttttttcaggaaaattgaaattctattcttgtttgttttctattactgttgtgttttctgtttattttccttgaagcgccatgagcaccgaaaggtggacctgtgcgctatataagtagccaccattattattattattattacattttagTACAATGATACACCAGCCGTTGGACTGTACTCtatcagaagaagaagaagatggacAGACACCGAgtgtgataccataatacgtcccgtctAGAACGGTCATATAAAAAGTGGCGTCAAATTAACTCTTGTATCTCATCTAACAGTCAGTctgcaggtccctatgctaatgagcaagaCTTATCCAAGTCCTCTTGTGGCTGAATTAATATCCCTGtaaaatctcgtgaattgtgagacttttttTCTCATGAATCTAACAAGTTTTTCCTCGAGTAAAACTGATCATTTTTGTACCATAGgaaagagtaaatgttactcgttcaggtaattttttttaataaaatattttgataagtgAATTTCAGGCCTGAAAATATGCCTCACAAAGAATTTGCTTCCTCTGTTtctcttgcaaattgtgcaaaactttttggACACAAATACTATTTATATCACCAGACAGCTCAAGGTCTCTACTTCCatacaatgtcactcttgatgTGTGGCACCTTATAGATGGGTCAGTAGCCATTTTTTCCATCAAGATACAAGACAAGATTTCTGAGTagcataaaatccagagttctgattggctgaaaatgttttcaaaacagCCGCAggtaatttgaagagattaccacatggtgagtgtgacccTGCAGAGGCCCAGTATGGAAACGTTGAAATGTGCGTGGAGGTGTTGTCTCtatgaccaatcagagcgcagtattcttgttaagctgctaaatgtacttggcctatggAAAGCTGGATGCTGACCTATCTAGAATACCACTTCTTATAAAAcctatatcatattaaagcttagatcttaagctttatcataatttaaaaatcaatcGGGCTCAAACAGAAAGTAGGTGTAAAAACAACAACTTTTCtttgcatgaaaataataattctgtttcatgttttagatcaaaagtttcacctatattacaaaatctttttgAATATGCAGACACATGACCTGAAACCTGAAggaatgatttttcttctttctaaagataccaaaaacatgaaatttggtcaggatttagagcagcaatggcagaataacaagtggaatgcctctggccgtctcacctgcatcacgcggttcaatatagcagcagtgctgactttgcatactactctaactcgcacaagatgttcagtgatacatggttactcttatgtcctctttttatgaactagaccaataaacttacagagatatgatggttattcaacaaaaaaaccccaacatggccaaagttcattgaccttacatgacctttgaccttgatcatgtgacctgaaactggaacaggatgttcagtgatacttgattactcttatgtacaagtttcatgaatcagatccataaactttcaaagttatgatggtaattcaacagatacacccaattcggctaaagttcattgacctttgaccttggacatgtgacctgaaacacgcacaggatgttcagtgatacttggttactctaatgtccaagtttaacgaactagaccaataaactttcaaagttatgatggtaattcaacagatacccccgattcggccaaagttcattgaccttaaatgacctttgaccttaatcatgagacctgaaacttgcacaaaatgttcagtgatgcttgattactattatgtccaagtttcatgaatcagatccataaactttcaaagttatgatgggaattcaacagatatccccaattcgtccaaagttcattgaccctaaatgacctttgaccttggtcatgtgatgtgaaactcatgcaggatgttcattgatacttgattaaccttatgtccaagtttcatgaactaggtccatatattttctaagttatgatgacatttcaaaaacttaacctcaggttaagatttcgatgttgattcctccaacatggtctaagttcattgaccctaaatgacctttgaccttggtcatgtgacatgaaactctgttaggatgttcagtaatacttgattaaccttatggccaagttttattaactaggtccatatactttctaagttatgatgtcatttcaaaaacttaacctcaggttaagatttgatgttgacgccgccgccgccgccgccgtcggaaaagcggcgcctatagtctcactttgcttcgcaggtgagacaaaaagggatGTTTTcatccgcatcaagctcattaacaatgcaaaaactCTCTAGTCATGAaaatcacttggataaaagaagctactttttgaGGAcctgcccggggggggggggcacttata is a window of Lytechinus variegatus isolate NC3 chromosome 2, Lvar_3.0, whole genome shotgun sequence DNA encoding:
- the LOC121407081 gene encoding protein broad-minded-like, with the translated sequence MWSVLECGKDDHPSVQRPAPYPTQPMDRISHKYFLNMVNLLSAFPAVYEVLSKQPLKNKDSYSFREMPETIPDVIDRLILVDSEAKEHSLFNVEESNIFGLRLLSVLVSCLDTFLLLETQYRIWDRLLEAQMNNCMEKGDVMVDALSIERTHILVRSYVIGGPRERILPPRSLSDDQEEPFPWPIVTSFPVPKEYIPTVSRQSVQKQDNDLCRALSNVNNTIDWLTNCREGFLTVLIDKHDALNSKTLADLLEQVVNVQSELPEFQIIPTRQGAIKDSSIKNQKLSSLQELGIRMAVRYGQQLKVLLSPGEAMDDLTFLLKKSKHFLHSQQRNMASEMRGLQGDYPGHDWFLCTIFLLYGGDKDRAWSVVQKMASLLVSAYIWMPRLHASVQLPVELAMSGIRPVFSTTCYLIELILQTELPQLYSAFRLSGYTPSQICQHWLSQCFWNYLNWLDICLYVCLCVLIGCDYQVYLCVAILRHMQPTILHHTQQQQLQIYLKENSLEGFHVGDHLAYMKNLERKFRGTVLQDMQNLSKA